The following proteins are encoded in a genomic region of Streptomyces collinus Tu 365:
- a CDS encoding bifunctional adenosylcobinamide kinase/adenosylcobinamide-phosphate guanylyltransferase, with translation MEVTLLGTGTPAGLPRPDCPCAVCATALGPDARAATALLVDGTLLLDLTPGAAFAAARSGRSLGGVRQVLLSHPHHGPAVEVPAGLPQPARVPEGRELALLTGHRVRAVAMDAGGTGYAVTGPDGQRLLYLPPGGAPAGLEAATAESYQLVLADVVGRPDALARLRSAGAVGPATDVVAVHLDHDVPQGAELRRRLAAAGARAVPDGTTLVVGAYEEVPDVPRRTLVLGGARSGKSVEAERRLEAFPDVRYVATGGARGGDTEWAARVATHRERRPGSWRTTETTDLEPLLGEDGPPLLIDCLSLWLTDAMDAVGAWDDAEWAGGGEKALRERVRELTTAVRATRRTVVAVSNEVGSGIVPATASGRRYRDELGRLNAAFAGECEQVLLVVAGQALVLRG, from the coding sequence GTGGAAGTGACTCTGCTCGGTACCGGTACCCCCGCGGGGCTGCCCCGCCCCGACTGTCCCTGCGCGGTCTGCGCGACCGCCCTCGGACCGGACGCGCGGGCGGCGACCGCGCTGCTGGTGGACGGCACCCTGCTGCTCGACCTGACGCCGGGGGCGGCCTTCGCCGCCGCCCGGTCGGGCCGTTCGCTGGGCGGGGTGCGCCAGGTGCTGCTGTCGCACCCGCACCACGGCCCCGCGGTGGAGGTGCCGGCCGGGCTGCCGCAGCCCGCCCGGGTGCCCGAAGGGCGGGAGTTGGCGCTGCTGACGGGGCATCGGGTGCGGGCCGTGGCGATGGACGCGGGCGGCACCGGGTACGCGGTGACGGGGCCCGACGGGCAGCGGCTGCTGTACCTGCCGCCGGGCGGGGCGCCGGCCGGCCTGGAGGCGGCGACGGCGGAGTCGTACCAGTTGGTCCTCGCCGACGTGGTGGGCCGCCCGGACGCGCTGGCCCGGCTGCGCTCGGCCGGGGCGGTCGGGCCGGCCACGGACGTCGTCGCCGTCCACCTCGACCACGACGTGCCGCAGGGCGCGGAGTTGCGGCGCAGGCTCGCTGCGGCCGGGGCGCGGGCGGTGCCGGACGGCACGACGCTGGTGGTCGGGGCGTACGAGGAGGTGCCGGACGTGCCGCGCCGCACGCTGGTGCTCGGCGGGGCGCGCTCGGGCAAGTCGGTGGAGGCGGAGCGGCGTCTGGAGGCGTTCCCGGACGTGCGGTACGTCGCGACCGGCGGGGCGCGCGGCGGGGACACCGAGTGGGCGGCGCGGGTGGCCACGCACCGGGAGCGGCGGCCGGGTTCGTGGCGTACGACGGAGACGACCGACCTGGAGCCGCTGCTGGGCGAGGACGGGCCGCCGCTGCTGATCGACTGTCTGTCGCTGTGGCTGACGGACGCCATGGACGCGGTCGGGGCGTGGGACGACGCGGAGTGGGCCGGGGGCGGGGAGAAGGCGCTGCGCGAGCGGGTGCGGGAGCTGACCACCGCGGTGCGGGCGACCCGGCGGACGGTGGTGGCCGTGTCCAACGAGGTGGGCTCGGGCATCGTGCCGGCCACGGCCTCCGGCCGCCGCTACCGGGACGAACTCGGGCGCCTGAACGCGGCGTTCGCGGGCGAGTGCGAGCAGGTGCTGCTGGTGGTGGCGGGCCAGGCACTGGTCCTGCGGGGCTGA
- a CDS encoding class I SAM-dependent methyltransferase translates to MQPLPLTPRVTEATDPFQEPRRTDCPWCGSPRLRTRLRAPDPLRHRPGTFVLDACSDCGHTFQNPRLTAEGLAFYHRDFYERHLEEFAARVVSAQAAHRRHRATAHKLSALPEPESWLDVGTGHAHFPEAAREFFPYTSFDGLDPTARVEQALLEGRVEEAHRGYLTTPGTAARLRSRYDVVSMFDHLAHAPDPRAELRAALAVLRPGGHLVVELPDPRCVFATLLGKWWLPYGQPRHLHLVPLANLRAELESQGCAVLVTDRRAPHVPYDLAAAVALALATVHPFLRALAAPVLDVAAIADHTLAPLLRRTPFSNAYRVVARKGAGPAPGPTPTPPAARQAVP, encoded by the coding sequence ATGCAGCCCTTGCCCCTCACCCCGCGGGTCACCGAAGCCACCGACCCGTTCCAGGAGCCCCGCCGCACCGACTGCCCCTGGTGCGGCTCCCCCCGGCTGCGGACCCGGCTGCGCGCCCCCGACCCGCTGCGGCACCGCCCGGGCACCTTCGTCCTCGACGCCTGTTCCGACTGCGGCCACACCTTCCAGAACCCCCGGCTCACGGCCGAGGGACTCGCCTTCTACCACCGGGACTTCTACGAGAGGCACCTGGAGGAGTTCGCCGCGCGCGTCGTCTCCGCCCAGGCGGCCCACCGCCGCCACCGGGCCACCGCCCACAAGCTCTCGGCGCTGCCCGAACCGGAGAGCTGGCTGGACGTCGGCACGGGCCACGCCCACTTCCCCGAGGCCGCCCGGGAGTTCTTCCCCTACACCAGCTTCGACGGCCTCGACCCGACGGCCCGGGTGGAGCAGGCCCTGCTGGAGGGGCGGGTCGAGGAGGCCCACCGCGGCTATCTCACCACCCCGGGCACGGCGGCCCGGCTGCGCTCCCGCTACGACGTGGTCAGCATGTTCGACCACCTGGCCCACGCCCCCGACCCCCGCGCCGAACTCCGCGCCGCGCTGGCCGTCCTGCGGCCCGGCGGCCACCTCGTCGTCGAACTCCCGGACCCCCGCTGCGTGTTCGCCACCCTCCTGGGCAAGTGGTGGCTGCCCTACGGCCAGCCACGCCACCTCCACCTGGTGCCCCTGGCCAACCTCCGCGCGGAACTGGAGTCCCAGGGCTGCGCGGTCCTCGTCACCGACCGGCGGGCACCGCACGTCCCCTACGACCTGGCGGCGGCCGTCGCCCTGGCGCTCGCCACCGTCCACCCGTTCCTGCGCGCGCTGGCGGCCCCGGTGCTGGACGTGGCCGCCATCGCCGACCACACCCTGGCACCCCTGCTGCGCCGCACCCCCTTCTCCAACGCCTACCGGGTCGTGGCCCGCAAGGGCGCCGGACCCGCCCCCGGCCCCACGCCGACGCCACCGGCCGCACGGCAGGCGGTGCCGTGA
- a CDS encoding phosphatidylglycerol lysyltransferase domain-containing protein, which produces MGDARIAMEQRAEPARRSNGVSRRAAAFAVWYLRAVAFVNFLSAVWVSLGQDVRRHNQENYFTPYLLTAGFASGVFTAFLAITMRRRKRAAWILNLVLSGSFLTLFAFAMAFPEIRRNAQNWVSLALTAAFVGALLTGRREFYAKGDRSNPRLAATVAAVGGLAASLLAGLLITVTNQAPDAARSTFAERWHYGTLRLVSVAAEESRFPGIDPPNWANVAVNVLSTALVLAVLYAAFRSRRAVDPLTEDDEKGLRALLERHGERDSLGYFALRREKSVVWSPTGKAAVVYRVVGGVSLASGDPLGDPEAWPGAIAPWLAEARAHGWIPAVMGAGEEAGTVYARHGLDALELGDEAIVEVAEFTLEGRAMRTVRQACNRVRRAGYHVRVRRHEDIPADEMASLVERADDWRDGATERGFSMALGRLADPGDGRCVMLECTDAEGELRALLSFVPWGPHGLSLDLMRRDRDCDNGLMEFMVIELLRRAGEIGITQVSLNFAMFRSVFERGARLGAGPVLRLWRSLLSFFSRWWQIESLYRANAKYRPIWEPRFLLFEKSADLLRIGLASARAEGFLEAPGLPKWLHRRHLDTHR; this is translated from the coding sequence ATGGGAGATGCCCGAATTGCGATGGAACAGCGAGCCGAGCCGGCGCGGCGGTCCAACGGGGTCTCCCGCCGGGCCGCCGCGTTCGCCGTCTGGTACCTGCGGGCCGTCGCCTTCGTCAACTTCCTGAGCGCGGTGTGGGTGTCGCTGGGGCAGGACGTGCGCCGGCACAACCAGGAGAACTACTTCACGCCGTACCTGCTCACGGCCGGTTTCGCCTCGGGGGTGTTCACCGCCTTCCTGGCGATCACCATGCGCCGGCGCAAGCGGGCCGCCTGGATCCTGAACCTGGTGCTGAGCGGTTCGTTCCTGACCCTGTTCGCCTTCGCCATGGCGTTCCCGGAGATCCGGCGGAACGCGCAGAACTGGGTGTCCCTGGCGCTGACGGCCGCCTTCGTGGGGGCCCTGCTGACCGGGCGCCGGGAGTTCTACGCCAAGGGCGACCGGTCCAACCCGCGGCTGGCCGCCACCGTGGCCGCCGTCGGCGGGCTCGCCGCCTCGCTGCTCGCCGGGCTGCTGATCACGGTCACCAACCAGGCGCCGGACGCGGCCCGTTCGACGTTCGCCGAGCGCTGGCACTACGGCACGCTGCGGCTGGTGTCGGTGGCCGCCGAGGAGTCCCGGTTCCCCGGCATCGACCCGCCCAACTGGGCCAACGTGGCGGTCAACGTCCTCAGCACGGCCCTCGTCCTCGCCGTCCTCTACGCCGCGTTCCGCTCCCGGCGCGCCGTCGACCCGCTCACCGAGGACGACGAGAAGGGGTTGCGGGCGCTGCTGGAGCGGCACGGGGAGCGCGACTCGCTCGGCTACTTCGCGCTGCGCCGGGAGAAGAGCGTGGTGTGGTCGCCGACCGGCAAGGCCGCGGTCGTCTACCGGGTGGTCGGCGGGGTGAGCCTCGCCTCCGGCGATCCGCTCGGTGACCCGGAGGCCTGGCCGGGGGCGATCGCGCCCTGGCTGGCCGAGGCGCGGGCGCACGGGTGGATCCCGGCGGTGATGGGGGCCGGCGAGGAGGCCGGGACGGTGTACGCGCGGCACGGCCTCGACGCGCTGGAACTCGGGGACGAGGCGATCGTCGAGGTGGCCGAGTTCACCCTGGAGGGACGGGCCATGCGGACCGTCCGGCAGGCCTGCAACCGGGTCAGGAGGGCCGGCTACCACGTGCGGGTCCGGCGGCACGAGGACATCCCGGCGGACGAGATGGCGTCCCTCGTCGAGCGCGCGGACGACTGGCGGGACGGGGCGACCGAGCGCGGGTTCAGCATGGCGCTCGGGCGGCTCGCCGACCCCGGTGACGGCCGGTGCGTGATGCTGGAGTGCACGGACGCCGAGGGCGAACTGCGCGCCCTGCTCTCGTTCGTGCCGTGGGGTCCGCACGGGCTGTCCCTCGACCTCATGCGCCGGGACCGGGACTGCGACAACGGCCTGATGGAGTTCATGGTCATCGAACTGCTGCGGCGGGCCGGGGAGATCGGGATCACCCAGGTCTCGCTGAACTTCGCGATGTTCCGCTCGGTCTTCGAGCGCGGCGCGCGGCTCGGCGCCGGGCCGGTGCTGAGGCTGTGGCGGTCGCTGCTCAGCTTCTTCTCGCGGTGGTGGCAGATCGAGTCGCTGTACCGGGCCAACGCCAAGTACCGCCCCATCTGGGAGCCCCGGTTCCTGCTCTTCGAGAAGAGCGCGGACCTGCTGCGCATCGGCCTGGCGTCGGCCCGCGCCGAGGGGTTCCTGGAGGCGCCGGGGCTGCCCAAGTGGCTGCACCGCCGGCACCTGGACACGCACCGGTGA
- a CDS encoding adenosylcobinamide-GDP ribazoletransferase, whose translation MLTSSPADGLRFAFGTLSVLPVRVRRWDREAARGGMLCAPVVGLVVGGCAALPGLLLLFLGAGPLLAAVASVAVPAALTRGLHLDGLADTADGLGSGKPADEALRIMKQSDIGPFGVLTLVLVLLAQVAVLAQLYQDSWREGALAALTSAVAARLALTLAARTGVPAARPEGLGAAVAGVVPTWGALAVAAGCTVLAAGWGAVSGPDGAVRAAAAMLLAPAVAELLLRRCTHRFGGVTGDVFGALAETAATTALIVLALGH comes from the coding sequence GTGCTCACGTCCTCGCCCGCAGACGGTCTCCGCTTCGCTTTCGGCACGCTCTCCGTGCTGCCCGTCCGGGTGCGCCGGTGGGACCGGGAGGCGGCGCGCGGGGGCATGCTGTGCGCCCCGGTGGTGGGCCTCGTCGTCGGTGGCTGCGCGGCGCTGCCCGGGCTGCTGCTGCTCTTCCTGGGCGCGGGGCCGCTGCTCGCCGCCGTCGCCTCCGTCGCCGTACCGGCCGCGCTGACGCGGGGGCTGCACCTGGACGGGCTCGCCGACACGGCCGACGGGCTGGGCAGCGGCAAGCCCGCCGACGAGGCGCTGCGCATCATGAAGCAGTCGGACATCGGCCCGTTCGGGGTGCTCACCCTGGTGCTGGTGCTGCTGGCCCAGGTCGCCGTGCTGGCACAGCTCTACCAGGACTCCTGGCGGGAGGGCGCCCTCGCGGCGCTGACCTCGGCGGTCGCGGCGCGGCTCGCCCTCACCCTGGCGGCGCGCACCGGGGTGCCCGCCGCCCGTCCGGAGGGGCTGGGCGCGGCGGTCGCCGGGGTGGTGCCGACGTGGGGCGCGCTGGCCGTCGCGGCCGGCTGCACGGTCCTCGCCGCCGGCTGGGGAGCGGTGTCAGGCCCGGACGGCGCGGTGCGCGCGGCGGCCGCGATGCTGCTGGCCCCGGCCGTGGCCGAACTCCTGCTGCGCCGCTGCACGCACCGGTTCGGCGGGGTCACCGGGGACGTGTTCGGCGCCCTCGCGGAGACGGCGGCGACCACCGCGCTCATCGTGCTGGCTCTCGGCCACTAG
- a CDS encoding spherulation-specific family 4 protein has translation MNTPTGTLLVPYYEHPSVRPAEWAAILAAAPRLYGVVLNPASGPGDRPDAAFAQTAARLRTAGVTLLGYADTGYGARPYADVEDELRRYRAWYGTHGAFLDQVASGAGEARHYERLTTAARSLGCVTLVLNHGTRPHPAYAPLADLQVTFEGPWSAYLRTPARPGPRPAGARVCHLVYGVPPDADAAGAARARGAAVHCAVPGTGAHPWGTLPHGLGPGVPPARSPGPGEGTGTGTGTGTEPSGREPAR, from the coding sequence ATGAACACACCGACGGGCACCTTGCTGGTCCCCTACTACGAGCATCCCTCGGTCCGCCCCGCCGAATGGGCGGCGATCCTCGCGGCCGCCCCGCGCCTGTACGGCGTCGTCCTCAACCCGGCCAGCGGCCCGGGCGACCGCCCCGACGCGGCCTTCGCCCAGACCGCCGCCCGGCTGCGCACGGCGGGCGTGACCCTGCTCGGCTACGCCGACACCGGCTACGGCGCACGGCCGTACGCGGACGTCGAGGACGAACTGCGCCGCTACCGCGCCTGGTACGGCACCCACGGCGCCTTCCTGGACCAGGTGGCGTCCGGGGCCGGCGAGGCACGGCACTACGAGCGGCTGACCACGGCCGCCCGGAGCCTCGGGTGCGTCACCCTCGTGCTGAACCACGGCACCCGGCCGCACCCCGCGTACGCGCCGCTCGCCGACCTCCAGGTCACCTTCGAGGGCCCCTGGAGCGCCTACCTGCGCACGCCCGCCCGGCCCGGTCCCCGACCTGCCGGGGCGCGGGTGTGCCACCTGGTGTACGGCGTCCCGCCGGACGCGGACGCGGCCGGCGCCGCCCGGGCGCGGGGCGCCGCCGTGCACTGCGCGGTACCCGGCACGGGCGCCCACCCCTGGGGCACACTGCCCCACGGTCTCGGCCCAGGGGTTCCCCCGGCGCGTTCACCGGGCCCGGGCGAGGGCACCGGCACCGGCACCGGCACCGGCACGGAACCTAGTGGCCGAGAGCCAGCACGATGA
- the pelF gene encoding GT4 family glycosyltransferase PelF, producing MRTGRKTTMLTEGTYPHVHGGVSTWCDQLVKGMPEVTFHVVSITGTGREPVTWDLPPNVGRHTTVPTWGPLPGRTHAPRGRARRRFTDAYERLLLSFLDPEARCDFGEALYDLAVLARDGWLSPALRTETALRSLQWIWTMPHLPTAAARPTLHDALTATDLLEHALRPLGVRIDTDSVAHAVSSGLATLPALAAHRLDGVPFLLTEHGIYLRERYLGQRADRHRWPVKAFLLGFYRELNSLGYRAADLITPCNQYNRRWEERGGADADRIRTVYNGVDPHAFPHAGPEPDTPTLTWCGRVDPIKDLETLLRAYALVRAELPETRLRLFGPVPAGGEAYRTRLEKLAAELGIADGLTFEGRISEVWRAYAAGHVVMLSSISEGFPFSIIEAMSCGRTTVSTDVGGVREAVGDTGLVVPPREPEKMAAAALTLLRDDGRRLRLGESARQRVIDRFTLRRSVDNFRTVYQELAGLPEVYEPTVETVADWTEELRDPWYAAVATDGTGW from the coding sequence ATGCGTACCGGCCGCAAGACAACCATGCTCACCGAAGGCACCTATCCGCACGTCCACGGCGGCGTCAGCACCTGGTGCGACCAGCTCGTCAAGGGCATGCCGGAGGTGACCTTCCACGTCGTCTCCATCACCGGCACCGGCCGTGAACCCGTGACCTGGGACCTGCCGCCGAACGTGGGCCGGCACACCACCGTGCCCACCTGGGGCCCGCTCCCCGGCCGGACCCACGCCCCCCGTGGCCGGGCCCGGCGCCGCTTCACCGACGCCTACGAGCGGCTCCTGCTGTCCTTCCTCGACCCCGAGGCACGCTGCGACTTCGGGGAGGCGCTCTACGACCTCGCCGTCCTCGCCCGCGACGGATGGCTCTCGCCGGCCCTGCGCACCGAGACCGCGCTGCGCTCGCTGCAGTGGATCTGGACGATGCCGCACCTGCCGACCGCGGCCGCCCGGCCCACCCTGCACGACGCGCTGACCGCCACCGACCTGCTGGAACACGCCCTGCGCCCGCTCGGCGTGCGGATCGACACGGACTCGGTGGCGCACGCCGTCAGCAGCGGCCTCGCGACCCTGCCCGCGCTCGCCGCGCACCGGCTCGACGGGGTGCCGTTCCTGCTCACCGAGCACGGCATCTACCTGCGCGAGCGCTACCTGGGGCAGCGCGCCGACCGGCACCGCTGGCCCGTCAAGGCGTTCCTGCTCGGCTTCTACCGAGAGCTGAACTCGCTCGGCTACCGGGCCGCCGACCTCATCACCCCCTGCAACCAGTACAACCGGCGCTGGGAGGAACGCGGCGGCGCCGACGCCGACCGGATCCGCACGGTCTACAACGGCGTCGACCCGCACGCCTTCCCGCACGCCGGACCCGAACCCGACACGCCCACCCTCACCTGGTGCGGCCGGGTCGACCCCATCAAGGACCTGGAGACCCTGCTGCGCGCCTACGCCCTGGTCCGCGCCGAACTCCCCGAGACCAGGCTCCGGTTGTTCGGCCCGGTCCCGGCCGGCGGCGAGGCCTACCGCACCCGCCTGGAGAAGCTCGCCGCGGAGCTCGGCATCGCCGACGGCCTCACCTTCGAGGGCCGCATCAGCGAGGTCTGGCGCGCCTACGCGGCCGGGCACGTCGTGATGCTGTCGTCCATCTCCGAGGGCTTCCCGTTCTCCATCATCGAGGCCATGTCGTGCGGGCGTACCACCGTCTCCACGGACGTCGGCGGGGTCCGCGAGGCGGTGGGGGACACCGGCCTGGTGGTCCCGCCGCGCGAGCCGGAGAAGATGGCGGCCGCCGCGCTGACCCTGCTCCGCGACGACGGACGGCGGCTGCGGCTGGGGGAGTCGGCCCGCCAGCGGGTGATCGACCGGTTCACGCTGCGCCGCTCGGTCGACAACTTCCGCACCGTCTACCAGGAACTCGCCGGCCTCCCCGAGGTGTACGAGCCCACCGTCGAGACGGTCGCCGACTGGACCGAGGAACTGCGCGACCCCTGGTACGCGGCGGTGGCGACGGACGGGACCGGCTGGTGA
- the cobT gene encoding nicotinate-nucleotide--dimethylbenzimidazole phosphoribosyltransferase gives MSSLELDDFTDLIERPDGGVRRDAEARRERRIVPPGSLGRLDELGEWLAAAQGAVPVRPVERPRVVLFAGDHGIAGAGVSARPAGGAEALVRAVLEGASPVAVLARRLDVPVRVVDLAVDCPPEAFPAEVVRHRVRRGSGRIDVEDALTEDEAEAAFRAGVAVADEEADSGTDLVVLGDVSVGGTTAAAVLVAALCGTDASVVTGRGGLPIDDLAWMRKCAAIRDALRRARPVLGDQLQLLATVGGADLAAMTGFLLQCAVRKLPVILDGVVAAACALVAQRVAFRAPDWWLAGHDSGEPGQAKALDRMALEPLLEQGVRVGEGVGALLALPLVRSAAALAAELPERLDEQAGKDEQAGEDDGPGAEHTQETGDAAGE, from the coding sequence ATGAGCAGCCTTGAACTCGACGACTTCACCGATCTGATCGAGCGCCCGGACGGGGGCGTGCGCCGGGACGCCGAGGCCCGCCGGGAGCGCCGGATCGTGCCGCCCGGGTCGCTCGGGCGCCTGGACGAGCTGGGCGAGTGGCTGGCCGCCGCGCAGGGTGCCGTACCGGTGCGACCGGTCGAACGGCCGCGGGTGGTCCTGTTCGCCGGTGACCACGGCATCGCCGGGGCCGGTGTCTCCGCGCGGCCCGCGGGCGGCGCGGAGGCGCTGGTGCGGGCGGTGCTGGAGGGCGCGAGCCCGGTGGCCGTGCTGGCGCGCCGCCTCGACGTACCGGTGCGGGTGGTGGACCTGGCCGTGGACTGCCCGCCGGAGGCGTTCCCGGCGGAGGTCGTGCGGCACCGGGTGCGGCGCGGCAGCGGCCGTATCGACGTCGAGGACGCGCTCACCGAGGACGAGGCCGAGGCCGCGTTCCGGGCGGGCGTGGCGGTCGCGGACGAGGAGGCCGACTCGGGCACGGACCTGGTGGTGCTCGGTGATGTGAGCGTGGGCGGGACCACGGCCGCCGCGGTGCTGGTGGCCGCGCTGTGCGGGACCGACGCCTCGGTGGTGACCGGACGGGGCGGGCTGCCCATCGACGACCTGGCGTGGATGCGCAAGTGCGCGGCGATCCGGGACGCACTGCGCCGGGCGCGGCCGGTGCTCGGGGACCAGTTGCAGTTGCTCGCGACCGTGGGCGGCGCCGATCTCGCCGCGATGACCGGGTTCCTGCTGCAGTGCGCGGTCCGGAAGCTGCCGGTGATCCTGGACGGGGTGGTGGCGGCCGCGTGCGCGCTGGTCGCCCAGCGGGTCGCCTTCCGGGCGCCGGACTGGTGGCTGGCCGGGCACGACAGCGGGGAGCCGGGGCAGGCCAAGGCGCTGGACCGGATGGCCCTCGAGCCGCTGCTGGAGCAGGGCGTGAGGGTCGGTGAGGGGGTGGGCGCGCTGCTGGCGCTGCCCCTGGTGCGCAGCGCGGCCGCGCTGGCCGCCGAACTGCCCGAGCGACTGGACGAGCAGGCCGGCAAGGACGAGCAGGCCGGCGAGGACGACGGGCCCGGGGCGGAACACACGCAGGAGACGGGGGACGCGGCCGGCGAGTAG
- a CDS encoding leucyl aminopeptidase: MTALTLSTAAAPGLRADAIVIGVAKSAASRSGDLVVAPGAEAVDKAYDGKLAGLLETLGASGAEGELTKLPAPAGFKAPLVVAVGLGAEPEKDAGYDAEALRRAAGVAARALAGCRKAAFALPVDGPGEVGAIGEGVLLGAYAFDTYKDGAKDAKAKNGKGPLGEATLLGGKPRDAAHKGAVARAVAVSEELNRARDLINMPPNDLTPQAFAGVAQAAAKEHGIKIQVLDDKALVKGGYGGLLGVGGGSAATPRLVKLSYSHPKADKHLAFVGKGITYDSGGISLKPAGHNETMKCDMSGAAAVFAAVVAASRLGLRVNVTGWLALAENMPSGTAVRPGDVLRMYSGKTVEVLNTDAEGRLVLADALWAASQEKPDAIVDVATLTGAMMLALGSRTFGIMANDDSFRTAVYEAAEEVGEPAWPMPLPEHLRKGMDSTVADIANMGERMGGGLVAGLFLREFVGEGITWAHLDIAGPAFNEGGPFGYTPKGGTGSAVRTLVRLAELTAEGDLG, from the coding sequence GTGACTGCTCTTACTCTCAGCACCGCCGCGGCGCCCGGCCTGCGGGCCGACGCGATCGTGATCGGTGTCGCCAAGAGCGCTGCGTCTAGGTCTGGGGACCTGGTCGTCGCCCCCGGCGCCGAGGCCGTGGACAAGGCATACGACGGCAAGCTGGCCGGCCTCCTGGAGACCCTCGGCGCCTCGGGTGCCGAGGGCGAGCTGACGAAGCTGCCCGCCCCGGCCGGCTTCAAGGCGCCGCTCGTGGTGGCGGTGGGCCTGGGCGCGGAGCCCGAGAAGGACGCCGGGTACGACGCCGAGGCGCTGCGCCGGGCCGCCGGTGTGGCCGCGCGTGCCCTCGCCGGCTGCCGCAAGGCCGCGTTCGCGCTGCCGGTGGACGGCCCCGGCGAGGTCGGCGCGATCGGCGAGGGCGTCCTGCTCGGCGCCTACGCGTTCGACACCTACAAGGACGGCGCGAAGGACGCGAAGGCCAAGAACGGCAAGGGCCCGCTCGGCGAGGCCACGCTGCTCGGCGGCAAGCCGCGCGACGCCGCCCACAAGGGCGCCGTGGCCCGGGCCGTGGCGGTGAGCGAGGAGCTGAACCGCGCCCGCGACCTGATCAACATGCCGCCGAACGACCTGACCCCGCAGGCGTTCGCCGGTGTGGCCCAGGCCGCCGCCAAGGAACACGGCATCAAGATCCAGGTGCTCGACGACAAGGCTCTGGTCAAGGGCGGCTACGGCGGCCTGCTCGGCGTCGGCGGCGGTTCCGCCGCGACCCCGCGCCTGGTCAAGCTGTCGTACTCGCACCCGAAGGCGGACAAGCACCTCGCGTTCGTCGGCAAGGGCATCACCTACGACTCGGGCGGCATCTCGCTGAAGCCGGCCGGTCACAACGAGACGATGAAGTGCGACATGAGCGGTGCCGCCGCCGTGTTCGCCGCGGTGGTCGCCGCCTCCCGTCTCGGCCTCCGGGTCAACGTCACCGGCTGGCTGGCGCTGGCCGAGAACATGCCGTCCGGCACCGCGGTGCGCCCCGGTGACGTGCTGCGCATGTACAGCGGCAAGACCGTCGAGGTGCTCAACACCGACGCCGAGGGCCGGCTGGTGCTCGCCGACGCGCTGTGGGCGGCCTCGCAGGAGAAGCCGGACGCGATCGTGGACGTGGCCACCCTCACCGGCGCGATGATGCTGGCGCTGGGCAGCCGCACCTTCGGGATCATGGCCAACGACGACTCCTTCCGCACCGCGGTGTACGAGGCCGCGGAGGAGGTCGGCGAGCCCGCGTGGCCGATGCCGCTGCCGGAACACCTGCGCAAGGGCATGGACTCCACCGTCGCCGACATCGCGAACATGGGCGAGCGGATGGGCGGCGGCCTGGTCGCCGGTCTCTTCCTGCGCGAGTTCGTGGGCGAGGGCATCACCTGGGCGCACCTGGACATCGCCGGTCCGGCGTTCAACGAGGGCGGCCCGTTCGGCTACACGCCGAAGGGCGGCACCGGTTCCGCCGTGCGCACGCTGGTCCGGCTCGCCGAGCTGACCGCCGAGGGCGACCTGGGCTGA
- a CDS encoding class I SAM-dependent methyltransferase, whose amino-acid sequence MARQLDEQIAGRFPVGQRLRVLDVGMGQGTQALRLARLGHQVTGVEQDATMIDVAREALAGEPEGIRERVRLVQGDGRDTGVHFLPGSFDVVLCHGVLMYVEEPDPLVAGLARMLAPGGLLSLLVRNGDALAMRPGLSGDWAGALAAFDTTAYRNRLGLDVRADRLAALTATLAGIAAPLHAWYGVRVFTDTAADDAQLPDDLQALLAAEERAGRTDPYRGTAALLHLCGVRG is encoded by the coding sequence GTGGCCCGGCAGCTCGACGAGCAGATAGCCGGGCGGTTCCCGGTCGGGCAGCGGCTGCGGGTGCTCGACGTGGGGATGGGCCAGGGCACGCAGGCCCTGCGGCTGGCCCGGCTCGGTCACCAGGTGACCGGTGTGGAGCAGGACGCGACGATGATCGACGTCGCGCGCGAGGCGCTCGCCGGGGAGCCCGAGGGCATCCGTGAGCGGGTCCGGCTGGTGCAGGGCGACGGGCGGGACACCGGCGTGCACTTCCTGCCGGGCAGTTTCGACGTGGTGCTGTGCCACGGCGTCCTGATGTACGTGGAGGAGCCCGACCCGCTGGTGGCGGGGCTGGCCCGGATGCTCGCGCCGGGCGGCCTGCTCTCGCTGCTCGTGCGCAACGGCGACGCGCTCGCGATGCGGCCGGGCCTGTCCGGCGACTGGGCGGGCGCGCTGGCCGCCTTCGACACCACCGCCTACCGCAACCGGCTGGGCCTGGACGTCAGGGCCGACCGGCTGGCGGCGCTGACCGCCACCCTCGCCGGCATCGCCGCCCCGCTGCACGCCTGGTACGGGGTGCGGGTCTTCACCGACACGGCGGCGGACGACGCGCAGCTCCCGGACGACCTCCAGGCCCTGCTCGCGGCCGAGGAGCGGGCCGGCCGGACGGACCCCTACCGGGGGACGGCGGCGCTGCTGCACCTGTGCGGCGTACGCGGCTGA